In one Bradyrhizobium cosmicum genomic region, the following are encoded:
- a CDS encoding IclR family transcriptional regulator, translating into MKRESRGIQSIEVGGELLRALARSGEPMMLRDLAREAGMTPAKAHPYLASFSRIGLIEQDETTGRYEIGVLALELGLISLRRLSGVRIAQPKIAALASQIGHAVSLAVWGTHGPTVVQLEEPGQPMHIVMRAGSVMALLETATGRAFAAFLPEKTINAALESGLDRQGVGYNPKRAVKGAKVAEMLAEVRKHGLARALGDPLPGVNAFSAPVFDHAGHVALVITAMGPEGTFDARWDSPIAHALRDCAGGISKRLGYGMTIAAE; encoded by the coding sequence ATGAAGAGAGAGAGCCGCGGCATCCAGTCGATCGAGGTCGGCGGAGAATTGCTCCGCGCGCTCGCCAGGAGCGGCGAGCCGATGATGCTGCGCGATCTCGCCCGCGAGGCCGGCATGACACCGGCCAAGGCACATCCTTATCTCGCCAGCTTCTCCCGCATCGGGCTGATCGAGCAGGACGAGACCACCGGCCGCTACGAGATCGGCGTGCTGGCGCTGGAGCTCGGCCTGATCAGCCTGCGCCGGCTCTCAGGCGTGCGCATCGCGCAGCCCAAGATCGCCGCGCTCGCGAGCCAGATCGGACATGCGGTCTCGCTGGCAGTCTGGGGCACGCATGGCCCGACCGTGGTACAGCTGGAGGAGCCCGGCCAGCCCATGCACATCGTGATGCGCGCCGGCTCGGTGATGGCGTTGCTGGAGACCGCGACCGGCCGCGCCTTCGCGGCCTTCCTGCCGGAGAAGACGATCAACGCCGCACTCGAAAGCGGCCTCGATCGCCAGGGCGTCGGCTACAATCCGAAGCGCGCGGTGAAAGGCGCGAAAGTCGCCGAGATGCTGGCCGAGGTCCGCAAGCACGGCCTCGCCCGCGCGCTCGGCGATCCCCTGCCTGGCGTCAACGCATTCTCCGCGCCTGTGTTCGACCATGCCGGCCATGTCGCGCTGGTGATCACCGCGATGGGACCGGAAGGCACGTTCGACGCCCGCTGGGACAGCCCGATCGCCCATGCCCTGCGCGACTGCGCCGGCGGCATCTCGAAGCGGCTCGGCTACGGCATGACGATCGCGGCGGAGTGA
- a CDS encoding FAD-dependent oxidoreductase, with amino-acid sequence MTGNAHDASETYECDVLVAGSGCSGMSAAITARYRGLDVLIVEKEPRFGGTTARSGGWLWIPGTSLAKAYGIEEGPEQARTYLRHEAGNNFDAARVDAFLSAGPEAVDFFTSKTALRFDMPLVFPDYHAEAPGGTQGGRSMVTRPFDGRELGDQIKTLGMPLPELTVFGMMLGSGKEIIHFMRVTKSLNSAVYVAKRLSRHLMDVLRYGRGMTLTNGNALAGRLAKSAQDLKIPMWLSSPVRELTVENGAVTGAIVSREGREVRIRARAGVVLACGGFPHDVERRKKMFPHAPTGVEHFSPGPTGNTGDGLRLAESAGGHVENRLPNAAAWVPVSLTTRKDGSKGVMPHFIDRAKPGVIAVMRDGKRFANEGNSYHDFVQAMIKAAKPGEEIAAYLVCDHKTLRKYGLGCVPPFPMPLGHHLDTGYLMRGDTLEALAAKAGIDATAFTETVKQFNATAPLGHDAAFGKGSKAYNRYQGDAMHGPNPCIAPLENGPFYAIKMVIGDLGTYAGIVTDENARALDAEGRVIPGLYAAGNDMASIMGGNYPGAGITLGPALTFGYIAGRHLADSAAKRDAA; translated from the coding sequence ATGACCGGCAACGCGCACGACGCAAGCGAAACATACGAGTGCGACGTGCTCGTGGCCGGATCGGGCTGCTCCGGCATGTCGGCCGCGATCACCGCGCGCTATCGCGGCCTCGACGTGCTGATCGTCGAGAAGGAGCCGCGCTTCGGCGGCACCACCGCGCGCTCCGGCGGCTGGCTGTGGATTCCCGGCACCTCGCTGGCGAAGGCCTACGGCATCGAGGAAGGGCCCGAGCAGGCCCGCACCTATCTGCGCCACGAAGCCGGCAACAATTTCGACGCCGCGCGGGTCGACGCATTCCTGAGTGCCGGCCCCGAGGCGGTGGATTTCTTCACCAGCAAGACCGCGCTGCGCTTCGACATGCCGCTGGTGTTTCCGGACTATCACGCCGAAGCACCCGGCGGCACACAGGGCGGCCGCTCCATGGTGACGCGGCCGTTCGACGGCCGCGAGCTCGGCGATCAGATCAAGACGCTCGGCATGCCGCTGCCCGAGCTCACCGTGTTCGGCATGATGCTCGGAAGTGGCAAGGAGATCATCCACTTCATGCGCGTGACGAAGTCGCTGAATTCGGCGGTCTATGTCGCCAAGCGGCTGTCGCGCCATTTGATGGATGTGCTGCGCTATGGCCGCGGCATGACGCTCACCAACGGCAACGCGCTGGCGGGACGCCTCGCCAAATCCGCCCAGGACCTGAAGATTCCGATGTGGCTGTCCTCGCCCGTGCGCGAGCTGACGGTCGAGAACGGCGCAGTGACCGGCGCGATCGTATCGCGCGAAGGCCGTGAGGTCCGCATCCGTGCGCGCGCGGGCGTCGTGCTCGCCTGCGGCGGCTTTCCGCATGATGTCGAGCGGCGCAAGAAGATGTTTCCACACGCACCGACCGGCGTTGAGCATTTCTCCCCGGGACCGACCGGCAATACCGGCGACGGCCTGCGCCTGGCGGAGAGCGCCGGCGGACACGTCGAGAATCGGCTGCCGAACGCGGCGGCGTGGGTGCCGGTGTCGCTGACCACGCGCAAGGACGGTTCAAAGGGCGTGATGCCGCATTTCATCGACCGCGCCAAACCGGGCGTGATCGCGGTGATGCGCGACGGCAAGCGCTTTGCCAATGAGGGCAATTCCTACCACGACTTCGTCCAGGCCATGATCAAGGCCGCAAAGCCCGGCGAGGAGATCGCGGCCTATCTCGTCTGCGATCACAAGACGCTGCGCAAATATGGCCTAGGCTGCGTGCCGCCGTTCCCGATGCCGCTAGGTCATCACCTCGATACCGGCTACCTCATGCGCGGCGACACGCTGGAGGCGCTGGCGGCGAAGGCCGGCATCGATGCGACGGCATTCACCGAGACCGTCAAACAGTTCAACGCGACCGCGCCGCTGGGACACGACGCCGCCTTCGGCAAGGGCTCGAAGGCCTACAACCGCTACCAGGGCGACGCCATGCACGGTCCGAATCCCTGCATCGCGCCGCTGGAGAACGGCCCGTTCTACGCCATCAAGATGGTGATCGGCGATCTCGGCACCTATGCCGGCATCGTCACCGACGAGAATGCGCGCGCGCTGGACGCCGAGGGCCGGGTGATTCCCGGGCTCTATGCCGCCGGCAACGACATGGCGAGCATCATGGGCGGCAATTATCCCGGGGCCGGCATCACGCTTGGGCCGGCGCTGACCTTCGGCTACATTGCCGGCCGTCATCTCGCCGACAGCGCCGCCAAGCGCGACGCGGCGTAA